Proteins from a single region of Chelonoidis abingdonii isolate Lonesome George chromosome 20, CheloAbing_2.0, whole genome shotgun sequence:
- the LOC116818737 gene encoding fibrinogen-like protein 1-like protein: MCPCRDGMAAQHLLLLTCLLALSVTVLTLEIENLNIFNGTSDEILNLSPGDPVLVQSLGHRREKRANDTPLPAGRAWPKDCSEIPSGSPSGIYLIQPTGLHQLVVYCDMNETAGGWTVLQRNRRNTQITWAESWSTYKYGFGNVEDDYWLGTEYIYRIAKQKVYQVRFVIRDSSGTMKYADYNLFGLEDESNGYRLRLGSYTGTAGDAMAPNNPSTVHDNMKFSTKDLDQDTNSGNCASSYGGGWWYSACYSAQLNVKGSIRWGSFCSGNCQASAILIKPASYC, translated from the exons atgtgTCCCTGCAGAGACGGCATGG ctgcccagcacctcctgctcctcACCTGCCTGCTGGCCCTGTCAGTCACAGTTCTCACCCTGGAAATAGAAAACCTGAATATTTTCAATGGAACTTCAGATGAAATTCTGAACCTCAGCCCAGGGGATCCTGTACTTG TGCAGAGTCTGGGACACCGCCGGGAGAAGCGAGCCAATGACACCCCACTACCAGCAGGACGTG CCTGGCCCAAGGACTGCAGTGAGATCCCCTCGGGCAGCCCCAGCGGCATCTACctcatccagcccacaggactgCACCAGCTCGTGGTGTACTGTGACATGAACGAAACAGCCGGGGGCTGGACGGTCCTCCAGCGGAACCGGCGCAACACCCAGATCACCTGGGCCGAGTCCTGGAGCACCTACAAGTACGGCTTTGGAAACGTGGAGGATGACTACTGGCTGGGGACGGAGTACATCTATCGGATCGCCAAGCAGAAGGTCTACCAGGTCAGGTTTGTCATCCGTGATTCATCCGGCACCATGAAATATGCAGACTACAACCTCTTCGGTCTGGAAGACGAGTCCAACGGCTACAGGCTGAGGCTGGGCTCTTACACTGGGACTGCAGGGGACGCCATGGCCCCAAATAATCCTAGCACCGTTCATGACAACATGAAGTTCTCCACTAAAGACCTGGATCAGGACACTAACAGCGGGAACTGTGCGTCTAGCTATGGTGGGGGCTGGTGGTACTCGGCTTGTTATTCTGCTCAACTGAATGTCAAAGGGAGCATCCGTTGGGGTAGTTTCTGTAGTGGGAACTGCCAAGCCTCTGCCATCCTCATCAAACCAGCGTCTTACTGTTAg
- the LOC116818738 gene encoding fibrinogen-like protein 1-like protein, giving the protein MGFGARTSHLQGCLALLAVASMTPFCTTPVQSTEHGSGTSVTSQSGFPRDCSYIPRDSPSGVYAIQPAGSPPRVVWCDMDTEGKGWTVVQRNSYNTEITWRESWSTYKYGFGNVQQDYWLGNEYLSLLTQQNAYKVRFVVEDKSNNTRYAEYDIFSVEDEPGGYSLRLGRYSGDGKDYFTTYHSGLGGIHDNMKFSTTDKDQDQTSGNCASSYGGWWYDKCQNVLLNGKGYIYWAGFCSSGQCKSSTILVKPADVC; this is encoded by the exons ATGG GGTTCGGGGCCAGGACGAGCCATCTCCAGGGATGCCTGGCCCTCCTAGCTGTGGCCTCAATGACTCCTTTCTGCACAACCCCTGTCCAAAGCACTGAGCATGGGAGTGGCACAAGTGTCACTTCCCAGAGTG GGTTCCCCAGAGACTGCAGCTACATTCCCAGAGACAGCCCCAGTGGGGTGTATGCCATCCAGCCGGCAGGCTCTCCCCCGCGGGTGGTGTGGTGTGACATGGACACCGAAGGCAAAGGCTGGACTGTTGTCCAGAGAAATTCTTACAACACAGAGATCACCTGGAGGGAGTCCTGGAGCACCTACAAGTACGGCTTTGGGAATGTGCAGCAGGATTACTGGCTGGGCAATGAGTACCTGTCCCTGCTCACGCAGCAGAATGCCTACAAGGTCCGCTTTGTCGTGGAGGACAAATCCAACAACACCCGCTACGCGGAGTACGACATCTTCAGTGTCGAGGATGAGCCCGGTGGGTACTCGCTGAGGCTGGGCAGGTACTCTGGGGACGGCAAGGACTATTTTACCACCTACCACTCCGGCCTGGGGGGCATACACGACAACATGAAGTTCAGCACAACTGACAAGGATCAGGACCAGACCAGTGGGAATTGTGCAAGTAGCTATGGAGGCTGGTGGTACGACAAGTGTCAAAACGTCCTGCTGAATGGGAAAGGCTACATCTACTGGGCTGGATTTTGTAGTTCCGGACAGTGCAAATCCTCCACCATTCTGGTTAAACCAGCAGACGTGTGCTGA
- the LOC116818751 gene encoding fibrinogen-like protein 1-like protein — protein sequence MAVPRLCLLLLTCLVTLSASVLSLDTHNLHIFKRSITNITKTAPKAIEDGQIRLVNGPSHCAGRVEILYNNVWGTVCDDSWDLNDASVVCRQLGCGAVVSAPGTAHFGQGSGPILLDDVNCRGGESALTECTLKPWGVHNCNHGEDASVVCSAKPKDCSEIPSGSPSGIYLIQPTGLHQLVVYCDMNETAGGWTVLQRNRHNTQITWAESWTTYKYGFGNVEDDYWLGTEYIYQIAKQRVYQVRFVIHDSSGTMKYADYNLFSLEDESNGYRLRLGSYTGTAGDAMSSNNPNSMHDNMKFSTKDLDQDAYSGNCASSYSGGWWYSACYSVRLNVKGSITWGSFCSGNCQASAILIKPVSYC from the exons CAGTCCCACGCCTTTGTCTCCTGCTCCTCACCTGTCTGGTGACCCTATCAGCCTCCGTTCTCAGTCTGGACACACACAACCTGCACATCTTCAAGAGATCCATCACTAATATCACAAAGACAGCTCCAAAGGCAATTGAAGATG GTCAAATCCGGCTGGTGAATGGTCCCAGCCACTGTGCTGGGCGGGTGGAAATTCTGTACAACAATGTCTGGGGCACTGTGTGCGATGACAGCTGGGATTTAAATGATGCATCAGTGGTGTGtcggcagctgggctgtggggccgTGGTATCGGCACCAGGCACAGCTCACTTTGGACAAGGATCTGGTCCCATCCTACTGGACGATGTTAACTGCAGAGGAGGAGAATCTGCCCTCACAGAGTGCACCTTAAAGCCTTGGGGAGTCCACAACTGTAACCATGGAGAAGATGCCAGTGTGGTGTGTTCAG ccaaGCCCAAGGACTGCAGTGAGATCCCCTCGGGCAGCCCCAGTGGCATCTACctcatccagcccacaggactgCACCAGCTCGTGGTGTACTGTGACATGAACGAAACAGCCGGGGGCTGGACGGTCCTCCAGCGGAACCGGCACAACACGCAGATCACCTGGGCCGAGTCCTGGACCACCTACAAGTATGGCTTTGGAAACGTGGAGGATGACTACTGGCTGGGGACGGAGTACATCTATCAGATCGCCAAGCAGAGGGTCTACCAGGTCAGGTTTGTCATCCACGATTCATCCGGCACCATGAAATATGCAGACTACAACCTCTTCAGTCTGGAAGATGAGTCCAATGGCTACAGGCTGAGGCTGGGCTCTTACACGGGGACTGCAGGGGATGCCATGTCTTCAAACAATCCTAACTCCATGCATGACAATATGAAGTTCTCCACTAAAGACCTGGATCAGGACGCTTACAGCGGGAACTGTGCGTCTAGCTATAGTGGGGGCTGGTGGTACTCGGCTTGTTATTCTGTTCGATTGAACGTCAAAGGGAGCATCACTTGGGGTAGTTTCTGTAGTGGGAACTGCCAAGCCTCTGCCATCCTCATCAAACCAGTGTCTTACTGTTAG